In a genomic window of Gloeocapsopsis dulcis:
- the glyS gene encoding glycine--tRNA ligase subunit beta, with the protein MPSFLLEVGTEELPAGFVEGAIQQWRSRIPQSLQEHSLSATSINVYGTPRRLAIVIQGLPDKQPDREEEIKGPPAQAAFKDGQPTKAAQGFAKKQGVGLEALEIRTTDKGDFVFVQQRFPGRPTAELLTELVPQWIAGLEGKRLMRWGDGDLKFARPIVWLVTLLDDAVLPVELENGSKTIKSDRFSRGHRVLFPEKVIVTHANNYVDILQAAFVEVNPQQRQNKIQEQIQAAAQKVNGYAPIYPDLLAEVTNLVEFPSAVVGNFDDEFLNLPVEVITTVMVTQQRYFPVFKSNSDELLPYFMTISNGNPAKSDIIATGNAKVIRARLADGQFFYKTDLSKPLESYLPQLETVTFQENLGSVRDKVTRFSKIAELISAQLQLSKNDCNLIQRAALLCKADLVTQMVYEFPELQGVMGQKYALASGEPEAVATAVFEHYLPRSASDRLPSIIIGQVVGLADRLDTLVSIFGLGMIPTGSSDPFALRRAANAIINITWSANLQLNLQQLLEQVATDFVAAHPQTQLDDLLHQLQEFFLQRLRTQLQEGAIDYDLVNAVLGDNDSEYKMRALQDLLDVRDRALFLQSIRNNGELEKVYDTVNRSTRLAAQGELNTTELHPQLINQELFQKSSEQAFYDALVQLEPKTIAARASRDYQQLIAALAEIAPKVSNFFDGPESVLVMDSDPEIRRNRLNLLGLLRNHARVLADFGAIVKT; encoded by the coding sequence ATGCCTAGTTTTTTATTGGAAGTTGGTACAGAGGAACTACCTGCTGGTTTTGTTGAGGGTGCAATTCAGCAGTGGCGATCGCGGATTCCGCAGAGTTTGCAGGAACATAGTTTGTCGGCAACTTCAATTAATGTTTACGGTACTCCTCGGCGATTGGCTATTGTGATTCAAGGATTACCAGATAAGCAACCCGATCGCGAAGAAGAAATTAAAGGTCCACCAGCACAGGCGGCGTTTAAAGATGGACAACCGACGAAGGCTGCACAGGGATTTGCCAAGAAGCAGGGAGTTGGACTTGAGGCGTTGGAAATTCGCACTACGGATAAGGGCGATTTTGTCTTTGTACAACAACGTTTTCCTGGACGACCTACTGCTGAGCTGTTGACAGAGTTAGTGCCGCAGTGGATCGCGGGATTAGAAGGTAAACGCTTGATGCGCTGGGGTGATGGCGATCTCAAATTTGCCCGACCGATTGTCTGGCTAGTAACTTTACTTGATGATGCTGTATTGCCTGTGGAGTTAGAGAATGGTTCAAAGACGATTAAAAGCGATCGCTTTAGTCGCGGGCATCGCGTCTTGTTTCCAGAAAAGGTAATAGTTACCCATGCTAATAACTATGTAGATATACTACAGGCTGCTTTCGTTGAAGTCAATCCACAGCAGCGACAAAATAAAATCCAAGAACAGATACAAGCTGCTGCCCAAAAAGTTAATGGATATGCACCGATTTACCCTGATTTACTGGCAGAAGTCACAAATTTAGTAGAATTTCCTAGCGCCGTTGTTGGTAATTTTGATGATGAGTTTTTAAACTTACCTGTGGAAGTCATTACTACAGTTATGGTGACTCAGCAGCGCTATTTCCCAGTATTTAAAAGTAATTCTGACGAGCTTTTACCATATTTTATGACAATTTCTAATGGCAATCCAGCAAAATCAGATATTATTGCTACGGGTAATGCTAAAGTCATTCGCGCTCGATTAGCTGATGGTCAATTTTTCTATAAAACTGATTTATCAAAACCATTAGAAAGTTATTTACCACAGCTAGAAACCGTTACTTTTCAAGAAAACTTAGGTTCAGTCCGTGATAAAGTCACGCGATTTAGTAAAATTGCTGAACTTATTTCTGCGCAATTGCAACTATCAAAAAATGACTGCAACTTGATTCAACGCGCTGCATTGTTATGTAAAGCTGACTTAGTCACACAAATGGTGTATGAATTTCCCGAACTTCAAGGAGTTATGGGACAAAAGTATGCTCTGGCAAGTGGCGAACCCGAAGCTGTAGCAACTGCAGTTTTTGAACATTACTTACCAAGAAGTGCCAGCGATCGCTTACCTAGTATAATAATAGGACAAGTAGTTGGTTTAGCTGACCGACTCGACACTTTAGTCAGTATTTTTGGATTGGGAATGATCCCCACAGGTTCATCCGATCCTTTTGCTTTAAGACGTGCCGCTAATGCAATAATTAATATTACCTGGAGTGCAAATTTACAACTTAATTTACAGCAACTTTTAGAGCAAGTAGCTACAGATTTTGTTGCAGCGCACCCTCAAACGCAATTAGATGATTTACTACACCAACTCCAAGAATTCTTTTTACAACGTCTACGTACTCAATTACAAGAGGGAGCAATTGATTATGATTTAGTGAATGCCGTTTTAGGAGACAATGATTCTGAGTACAAAATGCGAGCATTACAAGATTTATTAGACGTACGCGATCGCGCTTTGTTTTTACAATCAATTCGTAATAATGGCGAGCTAGAAAAAGTCTATGATACCGTAAATCGCTCAACTCGCTTAGCAGCACAGGGAGAATTAAATACTACCGAGTTACACCCACAATTGATAAATCAAGAACTATTTCAAAAATCATCTGAGCAAGCATTTTATGATGCATTAGTGCAACTCGAACCAAAAACAATCGCTGCTCGTGCTTCGCGGGATTATCAACAATTGATCGCAGCATTAGCAGAAATTGCCCCAAAGGTAAGCAACTTCTTCGATGGACCAGAAAGTGTTTTAGTTATGGATTCTGATCCAGAAATTCGACGAAATCGTTTAAATTTACTGGGGCTATTACGCAATCACGCTCGCGTATTGGCAGATTTTGGTGCAATCGTCAAAACTTAG
- a CDS encoding carbon-nitrogen hydrolase family protein, with protein MKPYLAAAIQMTSLPNLEKNLVQAEELIELAVRQGAKLVSLPENFSYLGEEAGKIAQASAIAEKSEKFLKTMAQRFQVTILGGGFPVPVDSTKVYNTALLIDPSGQELSRYHKVHLFDVNLPDGNTYRESSTVMAGNQLPPVYSSQDLGNLGLSVCYDVRFPELYRHMALKGADILFVPAAFTAYTGKDHWQVLLQARAIENTCYIIAPAQTGQHYALRQSHGHAMIIDPWGVILADAGNSPGVAITEINPIRLDQVRRQMPSLQHSVFL; from the coding sequence ATGAAGCCTTATCTTGCCGCCGCAATCCAAATGACAAGCTTGCCTAACCTAGAGAAAAACTTAGTTCAAGCAGAAGAATTAATTGAACTTGCCGTGCGTCAAGGTGCCAAGTTGGTAAGTTTGCCAGAGAACTTTTCTTACTTGGGAGAGGAAGCAGGTAAAATCGCCCAAGCAAGTGCGATCGCCGAAAAAAGTGAAAAATTCCTCAAAACAATGGCGCAACGCTTCCAAGTAACAATCCTGGGAGGTGGGTTTCCGGTACCTGTAGACAGCACAAAAGTCTACAACACTGCCTTACTGATCGATCCCAGTGGTCAGGAACTCTCGCGCTATCACAAAGTTCATCTATTTGACGTCAACTTACCTGACGGTAACACCTACCGCGAATCGAGTACCGTTATGGCAGGAAATCAACTACCGCCAGTTTACTCCTCTCAAGATCTCGGTAATCTTGGACTTTCTGTGTGCTACGACGTACGATTTCCTGAACTTTACCGCCACATGGCACTCAAAGGTGCGGACATTCTCTTCGTCCCCGCCGCCTTTACCGCATACACAGGAAAAGACCACTGGCAAGTGCTACTCCAAGCACGAGCTATCGAGAATACCTGCTATATTATCGCTCCCGCACAAACAGGACAACACTACGCCTTACGCCAATCCCACGGTCACGCGATGATTATTGATCCTTGGGGAGTCATCTTAGCTGACGCAGGCAATTCACCAGGAGTCGCGA